Proteins encoded within one genomic window of Desulfonatronospira thiodismutans ASO3-1:
- a CDS encoding sensor domain-containing diguanylate cyclase, which produces MTRQNNNSIIFNSLFQALPFGVYIVDVQSHQLLFANRHLSEMVGGNVREGGICYREIFNFESPCMHCRIKELRSDGEEQSGDHLTFEFFNEYNDRWYQFHELMVPWTDGRLVKCTFAVDISELKAAQNSLAEAHARLAIKNEELETLYARDVLTGAYNRVKLDEIMDKELGRYERYGRLFSIILMDIDDFKDINDTLGHLAGDRVLYEMSNLLTANTRATDLLCRWGGEEFLLVCPETDSSGVRPLAENLRQMVAGHEFECGSRITISLGAATVRPEDTQDSMIARADKAMYLSKSQGKNVCNFM; this is translated from the coding sequence ATGACCCGCCAGAACAACAACAGCATCATATTCAATTCCCTTTTCCAGGCCCTGCCTTTCGGGGTGTATATAGTGGATGTTCAGAGCCATCAGCTGTTATTCGCCAACCGGCATCTGTCTGAAATGGTAGGCGGAAACGTCCGGGAGGGAGGCATCTGTTACCGGGAGATATTCAATTTCGAGAGCCCCTGTATGCATTGCAGGATAAAGGAGCTACGTTCAGACGGAGAGGAGCAGTCAGGGGATCACCTGACTTTCGAGTTTTTTAACGAATACAACGACAGGTGGTACCAGTTCCATGAGCTCATGGTGCCCTGGACAGACGGTCGTCTGGTAAAATGCACCTTTGCAGTGGATATAAGCGAACTCAAGGCGGCCCAGAATTCTCTGGCCGAGGCCCATGCCAGGCTGGCCATAAAAAACGAGGAACTGGAAACGCTCTATGCCCGGGATGTACTTACAGGTGCGTACAACAGGGTCAAACTTGACGAAATTATGGACAAGGAGCTTGGCAGGTACGAGAGATACGGCAGGCTGTTTTCTATCATACTTATGGATATCGACGATTTTAAAGACATAAACGATACCCTGGGACATCTGGCCGGGGACAGGGTGCTTTACGAAATGTCCAACCTGTTGACTGCCAATACCAGGGCTACCGACCTGTTGTGCAGATGGGGCGGAGAAGAGTTTCTGCTGGTCTGCCCGGAAACCGATTCTTCCGGTGTCAGGCCACTGGCTGAAAACCTCAGGCAAATGGTGGCCGGGCACGAGTTCGAGTGCGGGAGCAGGATCACCATCAGCCTGGGCGCAGCTACGGTCAGGCCTGAGGATACCCAGGACAGCATGATAGCCAGGGCGGACAAGGCCATGTATCTATCCAAAAGCCAGGGCAAAAACGTCTGCAACTTTATGTGA
- a CDS encoding DEAD/DEAH box helicase, producing the protein MDKLLSKIEELSPVESKILHICALAAPVSSSDAIHFLLQLSHALLPGHLKKDPLALQPYLVKLQKGGFLDADLELSPGIREVVSRQAAREPDFKKISKAIKDKWPRFHSSFYSPKGVRYDLAARDLRLDVLSGDTDAFMADLRYYYQHVFYDDTTRPSPLFSICANPFDPLWMKTLPAVIQDAMLEELLFLFSVRGINPGSEVVDYASEYVTQKIVSSFSALKQKFILCTVSLMSADLAQARKQISGLGFERLESMGKGWISFLKGEDDRATDLFAKALKDLRQGYRSKKIFFSDSSGQVYLLSLLRKQSPKSLKQLRTLLGDLDNQVNQNSRDVLKPALYGLQAILHYIDMKEEAALEKLGNMPSHPDLITGFTCNLARYWIKNKLTPTQQKEVRSILDRAMDCGFHWMSIEAGSLLMATHPKVLEQKERDYIQDIVRQTGIRPMSDLVQPVEKWKMALQALQKAADEQGDTGKKQRLVWLVSIEHGQLQRLQPKLQNQTAKGAWTKGRNVALKVLFYQSGGLDYLSSHDQRLITSLNKYFDGYRSNWFEFKLDQALPMLVGHPRVFLENDLNTPVEFVRGEPEISVVKSGQGYKLSMTPDLRQHAQVAVQETPYRYRVVQASDAHRRLAGVLGSKGVKVPGQGRGELLKTISAISGMVTIHSDLPEQTGDIPEVAGDAVPCFRIYPAGSGFKADMVVRPFGDAGPFVRPGQGRAALMAEVRNKRMLARRDLELEASKAAAVEAACPSLEEFEGRDNLWIIEDPAGCLDLLSELKDLQEQDMVRVLWPEGEKMRIARKVNLDDLELELTSRQEWFEVDGQISVDQETVLKLKDLLKSFEEQDVRFVSLDDKSYVALTGKLRRRLGEMGQLAEVGKDGIRLPAHSILALEDLDREAGSFKGDKAWSSRKQEIRQALSASPAPPSTLRADLRPYQEEGYQWLSRMASMGLGACLADDMGLGKTLQALAVILERASKGPTLVVAPTSVCPNWLSESARFAPTLKPLLYYGKDRQGQLAQAGPFDLIVCSYALLMQDAQHLSRVDWQSVVLDEAQAIKNWSAKRTQAAMNLSAGFRMATTGTPIENNLTELWTLFRFLNPGLLGARKKFNEKFVLPIQKQENSERKKTLKRIIQPFILRRVKSQVLEELPSRTEVTLKVSLSPEETAMYEAMRMQALENLEQVSEQGGARNLRILTELTRLRQFCCHPRMVVPESRVPGSKLDLLQEIITELLANKHKALVFSQFVKHLALVRERLEAMGIEYRYLDGSTPGHVREQEIQAFQEGRGDLFLISLKAGGLGLNLTAADYVIHLDPWWNPAVEDQATDRSHRIGQENPVTVYRLVAENTIEEKIVRLHAEKRDLADSLLEGTDSGSRVSAEELMQLLRDPAC; encoded by the coding sequence ATGGACAAGTTACTTTCAAAGATTGAAGAATTAAGCCCTGTCGAGAGCAAAATCCTGCATATCTGCGCACTGGCTGCGCCGGTTTCCAGCTCTGATGCCATTCATTTTCTGCTGCAGCTGTCTCACGCTCTTTTGCCCGGGCATCTGAAAAAAGATCCCTTGGCGCTGCAGCCTTACCTGGTCAAACTGCAAAAAGGCGGTTTTCTGGATGCGGACCTGGAATTAAGTCCAGGCATCCGGGAGGTTGTGTCCAGGCAGGCCGCCAGAGAGCCGGATTTTAAAAAGATATCCAAGGCCATAAAGGATAAATGGCCCAGGTTTCATTCCAGCTTCTACTCACCAAAAGGTGTCCGCTACGACCTGGCTGCAAGGGATCTGCGCCTGGATGTCCTGTCCGGAGATACAGATGCATTCATGGCGGACTTGAGGTATTATTACCAGCACGTATTTTACGATGACACCACGCGGCCAAGCCCTTTGTTTTCCATATGCGCCAACCCTTTTGATCCCCTGTGGATGAAGACCCTGCCGGCAGTCATTCAGGACGCGATGTTAGAAGAACTGCTGTTCCTGTTTTCCGTCAGGGGCATCAATCCCGGCAGCGAGGTGGTGGATTACGCTTCTGAATATGTAACCCAAAAAATAGTTTCCTCCTTTTCAGCCCTGAAACAAAAATTCATTCTGTGCACTGTCAGTTTGATGTCCGCAGACCTGGCCCAGGCCCGGAAACAGATCTCCGGCCTGGGTTTTGAACGTCTGGAGTCCATGGGCAAGGGCTGGATATCTTTTTTAAAGGGGGAGGACGACCGGGCTACGGACCTTTTTGCCAAGGCCTTGAAGGATCTGCGCCAGGGATACAGATCCAAAAAGATTTTCTTTTCGGATAGTTCGGGGCAGGTTTACCTGCTGAGTCTGCTTAGAAAACAAAGCCCCAAAAGCCTGAAGCAACTTCGTACCCTGCTGGGCGACCTGGACAACCAGGTCAACCAGAATAGCCGCGATGTCTTAAAACCCGCCTTATACGGCCTGCAGGCCATTTTGCACTATATAGACATGAAAGAGGAAGCGGCCCTGGAAAAGCTGGGGAACATGCCTTCTCATCCCGACCTGATTACAGGGTTTACCTGCAACCTGGCCAGGTACTGGATTAAAAACAAACTGACCCCCACCCAGCAAAAAGAGGTCCGCTCCATTCTGGATCGGGCTATGGACTGCGGTTTTCACTGGATGAGCATAGAAGCAGGCAGCCTGCTCATGGCCACCCATCCCAAGGTGCTGGAGCAGAAGGAGCGCGATTATATACAGGACATTGTCAGACAGACCGGAATCAGGCCCATGTCGGACCTTGTGCAGCCTGTTGAAAAATGGAAAATGGCCCTGCAGGCCCTGCAAAAAGCAGCAGATGAGCAGGGTGACACGGGCAAAAAGCAGCGTCTGGTATGGCTTGTATCTATAGAACACGGTCAGCTGCAACGCCTTCAGCCCAAACTGCAGAATCAGACTGCCAAAGGGGCCTGGACCAAGGGGCGAAACGTGGCCCTGAAAGTCCTTTTTTATCAGTCAGGGGGCCTGGATTATCTGAGCAGTCATGACCAGAGGCTTATTACCTCGCTGAATAAATATTTTGATGGATACAGATCCAACTGGTTCGAGTTTAAACTGGACCAGGCCCTGCCCATGCTGGTGGGTCATCCCAGGGTGTTTCTGGAAAATGACCTGAATACGCCTGTGGAGTTTGTCCGGGGCGAACCGGAAATCAGCGTGGTCAAATCAGGCCAGGGCTATAAGCTTTCCATGACTCCGGATCTCAGGCAGCATGCCCAGGTGGCTGTACAGGAAACTCCTTACAGGTACCGGGTGGTGCAGGCCTCGGATGCCCACAGGCGTCTGGCCGGTGTCCTGGGGAGCAAAGGGGTCAAGGTGCCCGGCCAGGGTCGGGGCGAACTTTTAAAGACCATATCCGCCATTTCCGGGATGGTCACCATACATTCGGACCTGCCGGAGCAAACCGGGGATATTCCCGAAGTTGCCGGAGATGCTGTGCCCTGTTTCAGGATCTATCCGGCTGGTTCCGGGTTCAAGGCGGATATGGTGGTGCGGCCCTTCGGGGACGCCGGCCCCTTTGTCCGGCCGGGCCAGGGCAGGGCTGCTCTTATGGCCGAAGTCAGGAACAAGAGGATGCTGGCCAGGCGCGATCTGGAGCTGGAGGCTTCTAAGGCTGCCGCAGTGGAAGCCGCTTGTCCCAGCCTGGAGGAATTTGAGGGCCGGGATAATCTGTGGATTATAGAAGATCCGGCCGGATGCCTGGATCTTTTATCTGAGCTTAAAGATCTCCAGGAACAGGACATGGTGCGTGTACTCTGGCCTGAAGGCGAAAAGATGCGTATCGCCCGCAAGGTGAACCTGGACGACCTGGAGCTGGAGCTCACCAGCCGGCAGGAATGGTTTGAGGTGGACGGACAGATATCCGTGGATCAGGAGACTGTTTTAAAATTAAAAGACCTGCTCAAATCTTTTGAAGAGCAGGATGTGCGTTTTGTTTCCCTGGATGATAAAAGCTATGTGGCCCTGACGGGAAAGTTGCGCAGAAGACTTGGCGAAATGGGTCAACTGGCTGAAGTGGGCAAGGACGGCATAAGGCTTCCGGCGCACAGCATCCTGGCCCTGGAAGACCTGGACCGGGAGGCGGGGAGCTTCAAAGGGGACAAGGCCTGGTCCAGTCGCAAACAGGAAATACGCCAGGCCCTTTCAGCCAGTCCTGCGCCGCCCTCCACCCTCAGGGCGGATCTTCGGCCCTACCAGGAGGAAGGCTACCAGTGGCTTTCCAGGATGGCCAGTATGGGCCTGGGGGCCTGCCTGGCCGACGACATGGGCCTGGGCAAGACCTTGCAGGCCCTGGCTGTGATCCTGGAACGGGCTTCTAAGGGTCCCACCTTAGTGGTGGCACCCACCTCGGTCTGCCCCAACTGGCTTTCTGAGTCAGCCCGTTTTGCCCCGACTCTCAAGCCTCTGCTCTACTACGGCAAGGACCGCCAGGGGCAGCTGGCCCAGGCCGGACCCTTTGACCTGATTGTCTGCAGTTATGCCCTGCTCATGCAGGACGCACAGCACCTGAGCCGGGTGGACTGGCAAAGCGTGGTCCTGGACGAGGCCCAGGCCATCAAAAACTGGAGCGCCAAGCGTACCCAGGCGGCCATGAATCTCAGTGCCGGCTTCAGGATGGCCACCACCGGCACTCCCATTGAAAACAACCTGACCGAACTCTGGACCCTGTTCAGGTTTTTGAATCCAGGCCTGCTGGGGGCCAGGAAAAAGTTTAATGAAAAGTTTGTCCTGCCCATCCAGAAACAGGAAAACAGTGAGCGCAAAAAGACCCTCAAGAGGATCATTCAGCCTTTTATCCTCAGGCGGGTGAAGTCGCAGGTGCTGGAAGAACTGCCATCGCGCACCGAGGTGACCCTGAAGGTCAGCCTGAGCCCGGAGGAAACGGCCATGTACGAGGCCATGCGTATGCAGGCCCTGGAAAACCTGGAGCAGGTAAGCGAGCAGGGCGGAGCCAGGAACCTGCGGATTTTGACCGAGCTGACCCGGCTCAGGCAGTTTTGCTGCCATCCCCGGATGGTGGTTCCTGAAAGCCGGGTGCCCGGCTCCAAACTGGACCTGTTGCAGGAGATAATTACAGAGCTTCTGGCCAACAAGCATAAGGCCCTGGTGTTCAGCCAGTTCGTCAAGCACCTGGCCCTGGTACGTGAGCGCCTGGAGGCCATGGGCATCGAGTACCGCTACCTGGACGGCAGCACGCCGGGCCATGTCCGGGAGCAGGAGATCCAGGCCTTCCAGGAGGGCCGGGGGGACCTGTTTCTCATAAGCCTCAAGGCAGGCGGGCTCGGCCTGAACCTCACGGCTGCAGACTACGTCATCCATCTTGATCCCTGGTGGAATCCAGCGGTGGAGGATCAGGCCACGGACCGCAGTCACCGCATAGGACAGGAAAACCCGGTGACCGTGTACCGGCTGGTGGCCGAAAACACCATAGAGGAAAAGATTGTCCGGCTTCACGCTGAAAAACGCGACCTGGCCGACAGCCTGCTGGAGGGAACCGACAGCGGCAGCAGGGTCTCGGCGGAAGAACTGATGCAGCTTCTGCGGGATCCTGCGTGCTGA
- a CDS encoding ATP-binding protein, which produces MSSNAKDNVQGRPDTSTRSWFAVSIAITVLLVGFLLWHLVYSYQLMVSFREREFVIERSSWQLLLYAESMQMYALVATTSGDINWERNYLETRPQLENVLQKIQELMPSQEVEKIVEEINEHLTVINELEEEVFSLLKRGEKREAYNLLSGWEYTKNRMDFSDRTRDLTELIQKRLQERTAYDTTRLAVLLVLGGLGVLVLSWVVTLRIWRMQVRKKQEAEENISLLLNNSGQGFMLADENLLVDPNYSLECENIFGPRVAGNSLPDLLYPEGGYDREHFAGSLRMLMQEEDDFIQDNIISLLPEQLYVNHKYLKLQYRLISSTQIMLIITDITEKVLLEKEIQEEHKRLSFVVSALENKNDLLETLREYENFLEESRKQQKGDKPSTGPEIDQLFRKVHTFKGVFMQYEMPYTPEALHSVEQGLAEAARGRVEACSTPGSGELLPGQWLLQVLSRDKQVLVDSLGKGFLDSAREVSVSEDSLAGMESKAQELLESHAVPEQVQQGLSQLLYSLKKLRYKSLQLSLGKYARFVQQMADRSGKLLHPLHIQGDDIYFDPRVFNPFIKSLVHVFRNAVAHGIEDPEERLEKGKPESGQIQCRIENTPEGFVLSISDDGSGVDLEGLREKLRESGAYSLEELGLMDEKELLMQIFTPGVSTAAEADKCRGRGVGMDAVSAAVEALGGSIEVKSAADLGTEVVFYLPGQGFLKI; this is translated from the coding sequence ATGAGCAGTAACGCAAAAGATAACGTCCAGGGCAGGCCGGATACTTCCACCAGGAGCTGGTTTGCGGTTTCCATTGCCATTACCGTACTTCTGGTGGGTTTTTTGCTCTGGCATCTGGTTTATTCCTATCAGCTCATGGTTTCTTTTAGAGAAAGGGAGTTTGTCATAGAGCGTTCATCCTGGCAGCTCCTTCTGTATGCCGAATCCATGCAGATGTATGCCTTAGTGGCCACCACCAGCGGGGATATCAACTGGGAAAGAAACTACCTGGAAACAAGACCCCAATTAGAGAACGTTCTGCAAAAAATCCAGGAGCTTATGCCCAGCCAGGAGGTGGAGAAAATCGTAGAGGAGATCAATGAGCACCTGACGGTAATCAATGAACTGGAAGAAGAGGTTTTTTCCCTGTTGAAAAGGGGCGAAAAGAGGGAGGCCTACAACCTGCTTTCAGGATGGGAATATACCAAAAATCGTATGGATTTCTCCGACAGGACGCGGGATTTGACTGAACTGATTCAAAAGCGACTGCAGGAAAGGACCGCCTATGATACCACCAGGCTGGCAGTGCTGCTGGTCCTGGGAGGTCTGGGCGTGCTGGTCCTGTCCTGGGTTGTTACTTTGAGAATCTGGCGGATGCAGGTAAGAAAGAAACAGGAAGCAGAGGAGAATATATCCCTTCTTCTGAATAATTCCGGACAGGGTTTCATGCTGGCGGACGAAAACCTGCTTGTTGATCCCAACTACAGCCTGGAGTGTGAAAACATATTCGGACCCAGGGTTGCCGGCAACAGCCTGCCGGATCTTTTATACCCGGAAGGCGGGTATGACAGGGAGCATTTTGCTGGATCTCTGCGGATGCTGATGCAGGAGGAGGATGATTTTATCCAGGATAATATAATTTCTTTGCTGCCTGAACAGCTGTATGTAAATCATAAGTATCTCAAGCTGCAATACAGGCTCATTTCCAGCACCCAGATCATGCTCATAATTACCGACATAACCGAAAAGGTCCTGCTGGAAAAGGAAATTCAGGAGGAGCATAAAAGACTTTCTTTTGTAGTCAGTGCCCTGGAGAACAAAAACGACCTGCTGGAAACTCTTCGCGAATACGAAAACTTTCTTGAAGAATCCAGGAAACAGCAAAAAGGGGATAAGCCCTCAACAGGTCCTGAAATTGACCAGTTATTCCGCAAGGTGCACACTTTCAAAGGTGTGTTCATGCAGTACGAGATGCCCTATACTCCGGAAGCTCTGCACTCGGTGGAACAGGGCCTGGCAGAGGCTGCCAGGGGCCGGGTTGAGGCCTGTTCAACACCTGGTTCAGGGGAACTGCTTCCCGGGCAGTGGTTGCTGCAGGTGTTGAGCAGGGACAAGCAGGTGCTTGTGGATTCACTGGGCAAAGGGTTTCTGGATTCTGCCAGAGAGGTGAGCGTATCCGAGGACAGTCTGGCCGGCATGGAGTCAAAGGCACAGGAACTGCTGGAATCTCATGCTGTTCCGGAGCAGGTGCAGCAGGGCCTGAGCCAACTCCTGTACAGCCTGAAAAAACTTCGCTATAAGAGCCTGCAGCTGTCCCTGGGCAAGTATGCCAGGTTTGTGCAGCAGATGGCTGACAGGTCTGGAAAACTCCTGCACCCCCTGCATATTCAGGGTGATGATATTTATTTCGATCCCCGGGTATTTAATCCATTCATCAAATCCCTGGTGCATGTTTTTAGAAATGCCGTTGCTCACGGTATAGAAGATCCGGAAGAGCGTCTGGAAAAGGGCAAGCCGGAATCCGGACAGATCCAGTGCCGGATTGAAAATACCCCGGAAGGTTTCGTGCTGAGTATTAGTGATGACGGAAGCGGCGTGGACCTGGAAGGGCTCAGGGAAAAGCTGCGGGAAAGTGGTGCATACAGCCTGGAAGAGCTGGGGCTGATGGATGAAAAAGAGCTTTTGATGCAGATTTTTACCCCCGGGGTGTCCACAGCGGCCGAAGCTGATAAATGCCGGGGCCGGGGTGTGGGCATGGATGCAGTGTCTGCAGCGGTAGAGGCGCTTGGCGGCAGTATAGAGGTGAAAAGTGCTGCAGACCTGGGTACGGAAGTGGTTTTTTACCTGCCGGGGCAGGGGTTCTTGAAAATTTGA
- a CDS encoding N-acyl homoserine lactonase family protein yields MATYRIHPLVMGTKRFDKSMMTYQHGAGTPYIIPIYAWYLEGGDRNILVDTGEMSPIISEDRRQDLGGTIYTFEEGLARVGLQPNDIDAVIHTHLHNDHCENDAECVNAEIFVRPEEIESAHNPHPLDYRYLDDYILDAEENGQIRTVEKDMELFPGIYVMHTPAHTPGGMSVFVQTSQGRAAITGFCVIEENFDPPKEIRAMEMEVIPPGTLINSYQAYDIMLRVRDSADIILPLHEPRFADGKAVG; encoded by the coding sequence ATGGCCACATACAGGATACATCCCCTGGTTATGGGCACCAAGCGTTTCGACAAGTCCATGATGACCTACCAGCACGGCGCTGGAACTCCTTATATTATACCCATCTATGCCTGGTATCTGGAAGGCGGGGATCGTAACATTCTGGTCGACACCGGGGAGATGAGCCCCATCATATCTGAAGACCGCCGGCAGGACCTGGGTGGAACCATATACACCTTTGAGGAAGGACTGGCCAGAGTAGGTCTCCAACCAAATGACATTGATGCGGTGATCCACACCCACCTGCACAACGATCACTGCGAAAACGATGCCGAATGTGTCAATGCCGAGATATTCGTTCGTCCAGAGGAAATTGAAAGCGCCCACAACCCGCACCCGCTGGACTACAGGTACCTGGATGACTACATCCTGGACGCAGAGGAAAACGGACAGATAAGAACCGTGGAAAAGGACATGGAGCTCTTTCCGGGAATATACGTCATGCATACCCCGGCCCACACCCCGGGAGGCATGAGCGTTTTTGTTCAGACCAGCCAGGGCAGAGCCGCAATCACCGGATTTTGCGTTATTGAAGAAAACTTTGATCCCCCGAAAGAGATCAGGGCCATGGAGATGGAAGTCATTCCTCCCGGCACCCTGATCAATTCTTATCAGGCCTACGACATCATGCTCCGGGTCCGGGACAGCGCGGATATAATTCTGCCCCTGCACGAACCGCGCTTTGCAGATGGAAAAGCAGTAGGCTGA
- a CDS encoding response regulator, with protein sequence MSKFSFMVVDDSLITQRKLSQLLEELGHSVAGTCVNGQQACEKYIQLKPDLVTMDITMPVMDGIEATKKIIESDPEAVVVMVTSHGQKQTVIDAIGAGAKGYILKPFYRDNVAQTLNKVINKYLNKE encoded by the coding sequence ATGAGCAAGTTTTCTTTCATGGTAGTGGACGATTCGCTCATTACCCAGCGCAAACTTTCACAGTTGCTGGAAGAACTGGGACACAGTGTGGCAGGTACCTGTGTCAACGGACAACAGGCCTGTGAAAAGTATATTCAATTAAAGCCCGACCTGGTGACCATGGATATAACAATGCCGGTTATGGACGGTATTGAGGCCACCAAAAAGATAATAGAGTCGGATCCGGAGGCGGTTGTCGTCATGGTCACCTCCCACGGCCAGAAGCAGACGGTGATAGACGCCATCGGCGCGGGGGCCAAGGGTTATATCCTCAAGCCCTTTTACAGGGACAATGTGGCCCAGACCCTGAACAAGGTCATAAACAAGTACCTGAACAAAGAATGA
- a CDS encoding chemotaxis protein CheX, translating to MQEQSVNIKDLMQSLAQGTQSFLQSEAGVSVTGIDCRYEPVNTLKLSYLTSLISVNSSINMFFAFSFEKDLIFSILRQMTQGLDYPEEETPDYLESAATEMLNIVVGNTAEFFAPGGERVTFSPPIVIQEARNMIRTQGTTFYSSVVQTSKGNLYIHLIGPRQLFDEQLNNLEAGS from the coding sequence TTGCAGGAACAAAGCGTAAATATCAAGGACCTGATGCAGAGCCTGGCACAGGGTACGCAGTCTTTTCTACAGTCCGAGGCCGGGGTGTCAGTCACAGGGATAGACTGCCGGTATGAACCTGTAAACACTCTCAAGCTGTCTTACCTGACATCCCTTATAAGCGTGAACAGTTCCATCAATATGTTTTTTGCATTTTCCTTTGAAAAAGATCTTATTTTCTCTATTCTGCGTCAAATGACCCAGGGTCTGGATTACCCGGAGGAAGAAACGCCCGACTACCTGGAGTCGGCAGCCACTGAGATGCTTAATATCGTAGTGGGCAATACTGCTGAATTTTTCGCCCCGGGGGGTGAACGGGTCACTTTTTCCCCTCCCATTGTAATCCAGGAGGCCAGGAATATGATCAGAACTCAAGGCACCACCTTTTATTCATCTGTCGTCCAGACAAGCAAGGGCAATCTTTATATCCACCTTATAGGTCCCAGGCAGTTGTTTGATGAGCAGTTAAATAATCTGGAGGCAGGTTCATGA